In Streptomyces sp. NBC_01408, one DNA window encodes the following:
- a CDS encoding TetR/AcrR family transcriptional regulator: protein MGNREDLLAGARRCLEEKGYLRTTVRDISSAASVSMAAIGYHFGSREALLNQALFAAMDEWAAGSGRLAGQGDTAEERYADMWDRKIQDFGDMRWLWTANVEAFVHAQSSPELLAVLAESQRRSRPMVAAQLRGVPEEVVAEEDVRSLGSVHLALLTGVMVQCLTDAESAPNGREIAQGLRRMAELLES from the coding sequence ATGGGAAATCGTGAGGACCTGCTGGCCGGGGCGCGCCGCTGCCTGGAGGAGAAGGGGTACCTGCGCACGACCGTGCGCGACATCTCCTCCGCCGCGTCGGTGAGCATGGCCGCGATCGGATACCACTTCGGCTCCCGCGAGGCCCTGCTGAACCAGGCGCTGTTCGCCGCCATGGACGAGTGGGCCGCGGGGTCCGGCAGGCTCGCCGGGCAGGGTGACACCGCCGAGGAGCGGTACGCCGACATGTGGGACCGCAAGATCCAGGACTTCGGCGACATGCGGTGGCTCTGGACCGCCAACGTCGAGGCGTTCGTGCACGCGCAGTCCTCGCCGGAGCTGCTCGCGGTCCTGGCCGAGTCGCAGCGCAGGTCCCGGCCCATGGTGGCCGCTCAGCTGCGCGGGGTGCCGGAGGAGGTCGTCGCGGAGGAGGACGTACGGTCCCTCGGATCGGTGCACCTCGCGCTGCTGACCGGGGTGATGGTGCAGTGCCTGACGGACGCGGAGAGCGCACCGAACGGCCGGGAGATCGCCCAAGGGCTCCGCAGGATGGCGGAGTTGCTCGAAAGCTGA
- a CDS encoding alpha/beta fold hydrolase encodes MRHELKIDDRTLSYLDFGGPGRPLLALHGGLSEGAAYTDLAAALGADWRVIAPDQRGHGDSDRADGYSREGYVSDAAALLEHLGLTGPLPVLGFSLGGINAYHLAATRPHLVSALINVDAPVERAEGPSPFAFLARLPYTAPTREQLIAACGPFGPSIAPALRQLPDGSGWRLAFHPQDTLDTIAEFRASQWDVWTASHCPALLIHGRRSQALPQEQADAMVSRRPGTSYTSLDTEHFVPFQDPKGFIEAVAAFLATL; translated from the coding sequence ATGCGCCACGAGCTGAAGATCGACGACCGCACCCTGTCCTACCTGGACTTCGGCGGCCCCGGCCGCCCGCTGCTCGCCCTCCACGGCGGCCTCTCCGAGGGCGCCGCCTACACCGACCTGGCCGCCGCCCTCGGCGCCGACTGGCGGGTCATCGCCCCCGACCAGCGCGGTCACGGCGACTCCGACCGCGCCGACGGGTACAGCCGCGAGGGCTACGTCTCCGACGCCGCCGCCCTGCTGGAGCACCTCGGCCTCACCGGCCCGCTGCCCGTCCTCGGCTTCTCCCTCGGCGGGATCAACGCCTACCACCTGGCCGCCACCCGGCCCCACCTGGTCTCCGCACTGATCAACGTCGACGCCCCGGTGGAACGCGCCGAGGGTCCGAGCCCCTTCGCCTTCCTCGCCCGCCTCCCCTACACCGCGCCCACCCGCGAGCAGCTCATCGCCGCCTGCGGCCCCTTCGGCCCGTCGATCGCGCCCGCGCTGCGGCAGCTGCCCGACGGCAGCGGCTGGCGGCTGGCGTTCCACCCCCAGGACACCCTGGACACCATCGCCGAGTTCCGCGCCTCCCAGTGGGACGTCTGGACCGCGAGCCACTGCCCGGCCCTGCTGATCCACGGCCGGCGCAGCCAGGCGCTCCCGCAGGAGCAGGCCGACGCGATGGTCTCCCGGCGGCCCGGGACCTCGTACACCTCCCTCGACACCGAGCACTTCGTCCCCTTCCAGGACCCGAAGGGCTTCATCGAGGCCGTGGCCGCCTTCCTCGCGACCCTCTAG